Proteins from a genomic interval of Quercus lobata isolate SW786 chromosome 11, ValleyOak3.0 Primary Assembly, whole genome shotgun sequence:
- the LOC115968460 gene encoding TMV resistance protein N-like, which produces MKKKFENNIEKVLRWRAALCEAASLSRWHYKDGFPEYQFIRGIIRVVSSTKPNRTKLFVAKYPIGIDSRAEVVENLLDIKSNDVRGVGIHGLRGIGKTTTAKAVYNRVADQFEGSSFLMNVRENSRTDCSIIKLQEQLLSEILGSMECKVHSTSRGINVIKERLSCKKILLILDDVDKLGQIENFLGKCDWLANGSRVIITTRDKHVLTTLENYPLIYKVVQLD; this is translated from the exons atgaaaaaaaaattcgagaACAACATAGAGAAAGTGCTGAGGTGGAGGGCAGCTTTATGTGAAGCAGCTAGTTTGTCTAGATGGCATTATAAGGATGG TTTTCCTGAATATCAGTTTATCCGAGGAATTATTAGAGTGGTATCAAGTACCAAACCAAATCGCACAAAGTTATTTGTTGCTAAATACCCAATTGGAATAGATTCTCGTGCAGAAGTTGTAGAAAATCTTTTAGATATTAAGTCAAATGATGTTCGGGGGGTTGGAATTCATGGCCTTAGAGGAATAGGAAAGACTACAACTGCAAAAGCTGTTTATAATAGAGTTGCTGATCAATTTGAAGGAAGTAGCTTCCTAATGAATGtaagagaaaattcaagaaCAGATTGTAGCATAATCAAACTACAAGAGCAACTTCTTTCTGAGATCTTAGGGAGCATGGAGTGTAAGGTGCACAGTACATCCAGAGGAATCAATGTGATCAAAGAAAGACTTTCGTGTAAAAAGATTCTTTTGATTCTCGATGATGTGGATAAATTGGGccaaatagaaaattttcttgGAAAATGCGATTGGCTTGCTAATGGAAGTAGAGTTATTATAACCACAAGAGACAAACATGTGCTAACCACTCTTGAAAATTATCCTTTAATCTACAAGGTTGTGCAATTGGATTGA